In Piliocolobus tephrosceles isolate RC106 chromosome 4, ASM277652v3, whole genome shotgun sequence, the following are encoded in one genomic region:
- the LOC111526957 gene encoding LOW QUALITY PROTEIN: protocadherin beta-2-like (The sequence of the model RefSeq protein was modified relative to this genomic sequence to represent the inferred CDS: inserted 2 bases in 1 codon) — MEAGEGKERITKQRQVLIFFVLLGIAQASSQPRHYSVAEETESGSFVANLLKDLGLEIGELAVRGARVVSKGKKMHLQFDKQTGDLLLNEKLDREELCGPTEPCVLPFQVLLENPLQFFQAELRIRDINDHSPVFLDKEILLKISESITPGTTFLIERAQDLDVGTNSLQNYTISPNFHFHLNLQDSLDGIILPQLVLNRALDREEQPEIRLTLTALDGGTPPRSGTALVRIEVMDINDNVPEFAKLLYEVQIPEDSPIGSQVAIVSARDLDIGTNGEISYAFSQASEDIRKTFRLSAKSGELLLRQKLDFESIQTYTVNIQATDGGGLSGTCVVFVQVMDLNDNPPELTMSTLINQIPENLQDTLIAVFSVSDPDSGDNGRTVCSIQDDLPFFLKPSVENFYTLVISTALDRETRSEYNITITVTDLGTPRLKIEHNITVLVSDVNDNAPAFTQTSYTLFVRENNSPALHIGSVSATDRDSGTNAQVTYTLLPPQDPHLPLASLVSINADNGHLFALRSLDYEALQAFEFSVRAADHGSPALSSEVLVRVLVVDANDNSPFVLYPLQNGSAPCTELVPRAAELGYLVTKVVAVDGDSGQNAWLSYQLLKATEPGLFGVWAHNGEVRTSRLLSERDAAKHRLVVLVXXXXFSQPYLPLPEAAPAQAQADSLTVYLVVALASVSSLFLLSVLLFVAVRLCRRSRAASVGRCSVPEGLFPGHLVDVSGTETLSQSYQYEVCLTGGSGTKEFKFLKPIIPNFVAQGAERVSETNPSFRKSFEFS, encoded by the exons ATGGAGGCCGGAGAGGGGAAGGAGCGCATTACGAAACAAAGGCAAGTCCTGATATTCTTTGTTTTGCTGGGCATAGCTCAGGCTAGTTCCCAGCCTAGGCACTACTCAGTGGCCGAGGAAACGGAGAGTGGCTCCTTTGTGGCCAATTTGTTAAAAGACCTGGGGCTGGAGATAGGAGAACTTGCTGTGAGGGGGGCCAGGGTcgtttccaaaggaaaaaaaatgcatttgcagTTCGATAAGCAGACCGGGGATTTGTTGTTAAATGAGAAATTGGACCGGGAGGAGCTGTGCGGCCCCACAGAGCCCTGTGTCTTACCTTTCCAGGTGTTACTAGAAAATCCCTTGCAGTTTTTTCAGGCGGAGCTACGGATTAGGGACATAAATGATCATTCCCCAGTTTTCCTAGACAaagaaatacttttgaaaatttcAGAAAGTATCACTCCTGGAACTACTTTTTTAATAGAACGTGCCCAGGACTTGGATGTAGGAACCAACAGTCTCCAAAATTACACAATCAGTCCCAATTTCCACTTCCATCTTAATTTACAAGACAGTCTCGATGGCATAATATTACCACAGCTGGTGCTGAACAGAGCCCTGGATCGCGAGGAGCAGCCTGAGATCAGGTTAACCCTCACAGCGCTAGATGGCGGGACTCCACCCAGGTCCGGCACGGCGCTGGTACGGATTGAAGTTATGGACATCAATGACAACGTCCCAGAGTTTGCAAAGCTGCTCTATGAGGTGCAGATCCCGGAGGACAGCCCTATTGGATCCCAGGTTGCCATCGTCTCTGCCAGGGATTTAGACATTGGAACTAATGGAGAAATATCTTATGCATTTTCCCAAGCCTCTGAAGACATTCGCAAAACGTTTCGATTAAGTGCAAAATCGGGAGAACTCCTTTTAAGACAGAAACTGGATTTCGAATCCATCCAGACGTACACAGTAAATATTCAGGCGACAGACGGTGGGGGCCTATCTGGAACTTGTGTGGTATTTGTCCAAGTGATGGATTTGAATGACAATCCTCCGGAACTGACTATGTCGACACTTATCAATCAGATCCCAGAAAACTTGCAGGACACCCTCATTGCTGTATTCAGCGTTTCAGATCCTGACTCCGGAGACAACGGAAGGACAGTGTGCTCCATCCAAGATgatcttccttttttcttgaaACCTTCTGTTGAGAACTTTTACACTCTGGTGATAAGCACAGCCCTGGACCGGGAGACCAGATCCGAATACAACATCACCATCACCGTCACCGACTTGGGGACACCCAGGCTGAAAATCGAGCACAACATAACCGTACTGGTCTCCGACGTCAATGACAACGCCCCCGCCTTCACCCAAACCTCCTACACCCTGTTCGTCCGCGAGAACAACAGCCCCGCCCTGCACATCGGCAGCGTCAGCGCCACAGACAGAGACTCAGGCACCAACGCCCAGGTCACCTACACGCTGCTGCCACCCCAGGACCCGCACCTGCCCCTCGCCTCCTTGGTCTCTATCAACGCGGATAACGGCCACCTGTTCGCCCTCAGGTCGCTGGACTACGAGGCCCTGCAGGCATTCGAGTTCAGCGTGCGCGCTGCAGACCACGGCTCCCCGGCGCTGAGCAGCGAGGTGCTGGTGCGCGTGCTGGTGGTGGACGCCAACGACAACTCGCCCTTCGTGCTGTACCCGCTGCAGAACGGCTCCGCGCCCTGCACCGAGCTGGTGCCCCGGGCGGCCGAGCTGGGCTACCTGGTGACCAAGGTAGTGGCGGTGGACGGTGACTCGGGCCAGAACGCCTGGCTGTCGTACCAGCTGCTCAAGGCCACGGAGCCCGGGCTGTTCGGCGTGTGGGCGCACAATGGCGAGGTGCGCACCTCCAGGTTGCTGAGCGAGCGCGACGCAGCCAAGCACAGGCTAGTGGTGCTGGT NNNNNNNNNNTTCTCCCAGCCCTACCTACCTCTCCCGGAGGCGGCCCCGGCCCAGGCCCAGGCCGACTCTCTCACCGTCTACCTGGTGGTGGCGTTGGCCTCGGTGTCGTCGCTGTTCCTCTTGTCGGTGCTCCTGTTTGTGGCGGTGCGGCTGTGCAGGAGGAGCAGGGCGGCCTCAGTGGGTCGCTGCTCAGTGCCCGAGGGCCTCTTTCCAGGGCATCTGGTGGACGTGAGCGGCACCGAGACCCTGTCCCAGAGCTACCAGTACGAGGTGTGTCTGACTGGAGGCTCCGGAACAAAAGAGTTCAAGTTCCTGAAGCCAATTATCCCCAATTTCGTTGCTCAGGGTGCAGAGAGGGTTAGTGAGACAAATCCCAGTTTCAGGAAGAGCTTTGAATTCAGTTAA